From a single Rutidosis leptorrhynchoides isolate AG116_Rl617_1_P2 chromosome 5, CSIRO_AGI_Rlap_v1, whole genome shotgun sequence genomic region:
- the LOC139848486 gene encoding uncharacterized protein: protein MPAPIRNPNSNPNPFPFIFFFFFSLPYNCHSIDIQGQALLTWKTTLNTSTNALKSWNPLDPTPCNWVGIQCNSYFQVVSITLNNIDIQGPLPSNLHSLTLLNSIILSSTNLTGNIPKEFGDYHELTMIDVSDNSITGPIPSELCQLAKLETLAINTNFLEGEIPFEIGNLSSLKNLMVYDNQLSGEIPKSIGNLRNLEVIRAGGNKNLKGELPEEIGNCSNLVMLGLAETNISGMIPASIGKLKKLETIAMYTSQLSGPVPDEIGNCTELKNIYLYQNSITGSIPTFIGELKKLESVLLWQNNLVGPIPVELGKCTELITIDLSENSLTGTIPDSFGNLVKLEELQLSVNQLSGEIPISITNCVQLTHFEVDNNQLTGQIPISIGKLQSMTLFFAWQNNLTGNIPESLSQCENLQALDLSYNHLSGIIPTQIFSLQNLTKLLLLSNELTGFIPSDIGKCTNLYRFRVNDNRLSGTVPSEIGNLKSLNFVDLSNNKFVGMIPKSISECGNLEFLDLHSNGFTGVLFDYLPKSLQFIDMSDNRISGLFSPSIGLLTELTKLNLGKNLFSGQIPPDIRSCSKLQLLDLGNNGFSGQIPKQLGQIPSLEISLNLSCNQFTGQIPPEFIGLSKLASLDLSKNNLSGELNILTSLQNLVSLNVSNNDFSGQLPNTPFFRNLPSSNLAGNQILYISGAVVTSADKMGSARRARSSARLAMSILVSISAVLLLLGIYTLVRSRLKKEIIANEKWEMTFFQKMDVYVDEIVSDLTTANVIGTGSSGVVYKVTTSNGETLAVKKMWSTEESGPFRSEIDTLGSIRHKNIVRLLGWGSNQTIKLLFYDYYQNGSLSSLLHGAGKKGAEWECRYDVVLGVAHALAYLHHDCVPAIIHGDVKTMNVLLGLNLQPYLGDFGLATIVRKDQNDLSKQGQKPQLAGSYGYMAPEHASAQRITEKSDVYSFGVVLLEVLTGRHPLDPTLPGGAHLIQWVRDHLQSKKNPVDILDPKLRGRADPQMHEMLQTLSVSMLCVSPRPNDRPIMNDVVAMLTEIRNDDSIRSDTDSKAKVLVNPPSPGPTRSTIFQNSSNCSYTFSDDST, encoded by the exons ATGCCTGCACCCATAAGAAATCCAAATTCAAACCCAAACCCATTCCCattcattttcttcttctttttctcattACCATAtaattgtcattcaattgatatacAAGGCCAAGCTTTGTTAACATGGAAAACCACCTTAAACACTTCAACAAATGCATTGAAATCATGGAACCCATTAGACCCAACTCCATGCAATTGGGTTGGGATCCAATGCAATTCATATTTTCAAGTTGTATCTATAACTTTAAACAATATAGATATACAAGGACCATTACCTTCAAATTTACACTCACTTACCTTATTGAATTCCATCATTTTATCATCTACAAATCTCACTGGAAACATTCCTAAAGAATTCGGTGACTATCACGAGCTTACGATGATCGATGTTTCTGATAACTCGATCACCGGGCCAATCCCGTCCGAGCTTTGTCAGCTGGCAAAACTCGAGACTTTGGCGATTAATACTAACTTTCTTGAAGGTGAAATCCCATTTGAAATTGGAAATTTATCAAGTTTGAAGAACTTGATGGTTTATGATAATCAGTTAAGTGGTGAGATTCCTAAAAGTATAGGGAATTTAAGGAATCTAGAAGTAATTAGAGCTGGTGGAAACAAGAATTTAAAAGGTGAATTACCTGAAGAAATTGGGAATTGTAGTAATTTAGTTATGTTGGGGCTCGCGGAAACCAACATTTCTGGTATGATTCCCGCGAGCATTGGGAAATTGAAAAAACTGGAGACAATTGCTATGTATACATCGCAATTGTCTGGTCCAGTTCCTGATGAAATCGGGAACTGCACTGAATTAAAGAATATTTATTTGTACCAGAATTCCATTACTGGTTCAATTCCAACGTTCATTGGAGAGCTTAAAAAGCTCGAAAGCGTATTGCTATGGCAAAACAATTTAGTCGGGCCGATTCCAGTTGAGCTCGGGAAGTGTACGGAGCTTATAACGATTGATTTGTCTGAAAATTCATTAACCGGGACCATTCCTGATAGTTTCGGAAACTTGGTGAAGCTTGAAGAGCTTCAGTTATCGGTTAATCAGTTATCAGGTGAGATACCGATTTCGATCACAAACTGTGTTCAGTTAACTCATTTCGAAGTTGATAATAATCAACTTACTGGCCAGATTCCGATTTCGATAGGGAAGTTACAAAGTATGACTTTATTTTTTGCTTGGCAGAATAATTTAACTGGTAATATTCCTGAATCTTTATCACAATGTGAGAATCTACAAGCGTTAGATCTTTCGTATAATCATCTTTCAGGAATAATTCCAACACAAATTTTTTCGTTACAAAATCTAACGAAATTGTTGTTACTTTCCAATGAACTGACGGGATTTATCCCGTCAGATATTGGAAAGTGTACAAATTTGTATAGATTTAGAGTCAATGATAACAGACTTTCTGGTACTGTTCCATCCGAAATTGGGAATTTGAAAAGTTTGAATTTTGTTGACTTGAGTAATAACAAATTTGTGGGAATGATACCCAAGTCGATTTCGGAATGTGGGAATCTAGAGTTTCTTGATCTTCATTCAAATGGGTTCACTGGTGTTTTATTCGATTATCTTCCTAAAAGCTTACAATTTATAGATATGTCAGATAATCGAATTTCGGGTTTGTTTAGTCCTAGTATTGGTTTGTTAACCGAATTAACGAAACTTAATCTGGGAAAGAATCTGTTTTCGGGCCAGATTCCACCCGATATACGGTCTTGTAGTAAGCTACAATTGCTTGATCTTGGAAACAATGGGTTCTCGGGTCAAATACCAAAACAATTGGGTCAAATTCCATCGTTAGAAATCTCGTTAAACCTTAGTTGTAACCAGTTTACGGGCCAAATCCCACCCGAGTTTATCGGGCTGAGTAAACTAGCAAGTCTAGATTTATCCAAAAATAATCTATCTGGTGAACTAAACATCCTTACAAGCCTTCAAAACCTGGTTTCACTCAATGTATCAAATAATGACTTCAGTGGACAGTTACCAAACACTCCGTTTTTTCGAAACCTGCCAAGTTCTAATCTAGCTGGAAACCAAATTCTTTATATTTCCGGTGCAGTTGTTACTTCAGCTGACAAGATGGGGTCCGCCAGACGTGCCAGGTCATCAGCAAGATTAGCCATGTCAATCCTAGTCAGCATCAGTGCGGTACTACTCCTACTTGGAATTTACACGCTGGTGAGGTCCCGTTTAAAAAAGGAAATCATCGCTAACGAAAAATGGGAAATGACGTTTTTTCAGAAAATGGATGTTTATGTTGACGAGATCGTTAGTGATCTAACGACAGCTAACGTGATTGGTACTGGGAGCTCGGGAGTTGTGTATAAAGTCACGACATCAAATGGCGAAACGCTGGCTGTAAAGAAGATGTGGTCGACCGAAGAATCTGGCCCGTTTAGATCTGAGATCGATACATTGGGTTCTATCAGACATAAAAATATTGTTAGATTGTTAGGGTGGGGTTCGAACCAGACGATTAAACTTCTGTTTTACGATTATTATCAAAACGGAAGTTTAAGTTCGTTACTTCATGGTGCTGGAAAAAAAGGAGCAGAGTGGGAATGTAGATATGATGTTGTACTAGGTGTGGCCCACGCACTCGCGTATTTACATCATGATTGTGTGCCTGCGATTATACATGGCGATGTGAAAACGATGAATGTGTTATTGGGTCTAAATTTACAACCTTATCTGGGTGATTTTGGGCTTGCAACAATCGTTAGGAAAGATCAAAATGATCTATCGAAACAGGGCCAAAAGCCTCAGTTAGCTGGTTCTTATGGATATATGGCTCCTG AACATGCTTCAGCGCAACGTATTACTGAAAAGAGTGATGTGTATAGTTTCGGAGTGGTCCTATTGGAAGTACTGACAGGAAGGCATCCACTAGATCCAACTTTGCCAGGTGGCGCACACTTGATCCAATGGGTTCGGGACCATTTGCAGAGTAAAAAGAACCCGGTTGACATTCTTGATCCCAAACTCAGAGGACGGGCCGACCCACAAATGCATGAAATGCTACAAACACTCTCTGTTTCAATGCTTTGTGTTAGCCCACGTCCCAATGATCGACCGATCATGAACGATGTAGTTGCAATGCTTACTGAGATTCGCAATGATGATTCCATAAGGTCGGATACAGATTCAAAAGCGAAAGTTTTGGTCAACCCCCCGTCACCGGGTCCCACTAGATCGACGATTTTTCAAAATTCTTCTAATTGCTCGTACACGTTCTCGGATGACTCAACCTAA